The following proteins are encoded in a genomic region of Methanobrevibacter sp.:
- the wecB gene encoding non-hydrolyzing UDP-N-acetylglucosamine 2-epimerase yields the protein MKIAIVLGTRPEIIKMAPIIDEITKRDMDVVLIHTGQHYDKEMSDNFFKDLEIPLPDYNISVGSASHGKQTGLVMEGIEDILINEKPDIVLVQGDTNAVLAGSLVAAKLHIAVGHVEAGLRSFDDTMPEEINRKVSDVCSAMYFIPTEDAAINLLAENISHKKMIITGNSVVDACFRHLEIAKKREIEEESLREIDFDNLDNVITLTMHRAENVDDETRLKGIINALKELTETNIIFPIHPRTQKTLQNFGLYDELDSLDHIHMVKPLGYLDFLVLQSNSDLILTDSGGLQEEAITLDVPALTLRYNTERPETVTAGGNILVGADTDVIVGFVRKILEDDDFAESMKSAKNPYGDGTSAIRTLDAIEKFYEEGLLTIEAPDDIMTSFKRKMAVVNEDITVAEFEDRYCALIHLVYNNEEMLFPHDDLNLKNLMIAYDKYN from the coding sequence ATGAAAATAGCTATTGTACTTGGAACTAGGCCGGAAATTATTAAAATGGCGCCAATTATTGATGAAATTACTAAAAGAGATATGGATGTGGTCCTAATTCACACAGGACAGCATTATGACAAAGAAATGTCCGATAATTTCTTTAAAGATCTGGAAATTCCATTGCCTGACTACAATATATCCGTAGGTTCAGCTTCTCACGGTAAGCAGACAGGTTTGGTTATGGAGGGAATTGAAGACATTTTAATAAACGAAAAACCTGATATAGTTCTTGTTCAGGGGGATACAAATGCTGTTTTGGCAGGGTCCCTTGTTGCGGCCAAGCTTCATATTGCTGTAGGTCATGTGGAAGCCGGTTTACGTTCTTTTGATGACACTATGCCTGAAGAGATTAACCGTAAGGTAAGTGATGTTTGTTCTGCAATGTATTTTATTCCAACAGAAGATGCAGCCATCAACTTGCTTGCAGAGAATATTTCTCATAAAAAAATGATAATAACAGGAAATAGTGTTGTCGACGCTTGTTTTAGACATTTGGAAATAGCTAAAAAAAGAGAAATTGAAGAGGAATCTTTAAGGGAAATAGATTTCGACAATCTGGATAATGTGATTACTTTAACTATGCACAGGGCAGAGAACGTGGATGATGAAACTCGTTTAAAGGGCATCATCAATGCATTAAAAGAGTTGACAGAGACCAATATCATTTTCCCAATCCATCCAAGAACCCAGAAAACCTTGCAGAATTTCGGTTTATATGATGAATTGGATTCATTGGATCATATTCATATGGTAAAGCCATTGGGATATCTTGATTTTTTAGTTCTTCAATCTAATTCAGATTTAATTTTAACAGACTCAGGAGGTCTTCAGGAAGAGGCCATAACTCTTGATGTCCCGGCATTAACATTAAGGTACAATACGGAAAGGCCTGAAACAGTAACTGCTGGTGGAAACATATTGGTTGGTGCAGACACCGATGTTATTGTAGGTTTTGTTAGAAAAATTCTGGAAGACGATGATTTTGCAGAAAGCATGAAATCAGCTAAAAATCCATATGGTGATGGTACTTCTGCCATTAGGACTCTTGATGCTATTGAGAAGTTCTATGAGGAAGGGTTGCTTACCATTGAAGCTCCTGATGATATTATGACTTCATTCAAAAGAAAAATGGCTGTTGTAAATGAGGATATTACTGTAGCGGAGTTTGAAGATCGCTATTGTGCTTTGATTCATTTGGTTTACAACAATGAAGAAATGCTATTCCCTCACGATGACTTAAACCTTAAAAACTTGATGATTGCTTATGACAAATACAACTAA
- a CDS encoding flavodoxin yields the protein MKTLIIYYSESGSTEIISKVLAYNLNADIVMIQDLKPRDGFKNRLTASFDAFRENKTEIYPPTLNLENYDLIYIGTPVWASKPSPAISTIIDSCDLRRKDVILFTTMTSSGGAATIEKLEKKVKARGGRVVETFTIKTKDKDMNRLMRDAESIIDILDLKIYK from the coding sequence ATGAAAACTTTAATAATATACTATTCAGAAAGTGGATCTACAGAAATAATTTCAAAGGTATTGGCATATAATCTAAATGCGGATATAGTTATGATTCAAGACTTGAAACCAAGAGATGGATTTAAAAACAGGCTAACCGCATCTTTTGACGCATTTCGTGAAAATAAAACTGAAATTTATCCACCAACACTCAATCTGGAAAATTATGACTTAATATATATAGGAACACCAGTATGGGCATCCAAACCAAGTCCTGCAATCAGCACAATTATCGATTCATGTGACTTGAGAAGAAAGGATGTTATCCTATTTACAACAATGACCTCTTCCGGCGGAGCTGCAACCATTGAAAAACTTGAAAAAAAAGTCAAAGCTCGTGGAGGACGTGTTGTTGAAACATTTACAATAAAAACAAAAGATAAGGACATGAACAGACTCATGAGAGATGCTGAAAGTATTATAGACATTTTAGACTTAAAAATATATAAATAA
- the pyrI gene encoding aspartate carbamoyltransferase regulatory subunit — translation MDKLKKSELKIKAIENGTVIDHITANGALHILKILNLPNSETKNVTIAMNVSSKEIGRKDILKIENRELDSEEINQIALIAPKATINIIRDYKPVKKEKIILPNKITGLIKCTNSKCITNNINEPITPKFTVVEKYPPVVRCHYCEKLIKTEDIEKQFE, via the coding sequence ATGGATAAACTTAAAAAATCCGAACTAAAAATCAAAGCAATTGAAAACGGTACTGTAATTGACCATATTACAGCAAATGGTGCATTACATATTCTTAAAATATTGAACCTTCCAAATTCAGAAACAAAAAACGTTACAATAGCTATGAATGTATCTTCAAAGGAAATTGGGAGAAAAGATATTTTAAAAATAGAAAATAGAGAATTGGACTCTGAAGAAATTAATCAGATAGCATTGATAGCTCCAAAAGCGACCATTAATATTATTCGTGATTATAAACCAGTGAAAAAAGAAAAAATCATTCTTCCAAATAAGATTACTGGTTTGATAAAATGTACCAATTCAAAATGTATCACAAACAATATAAATGAACCAATAACACCTAAATTTACAGTTGTTGAAAAATATCCTCCTGTAGTCAGGTGCCATTATTGTGAAAAATTGATAAAAACAGAAGATATCGAAAAACAATTCGAATAA
- a CDS encoding hydantoinase/oxoprolinase family protein yields MKIAGFDIGGANTDLAIIDFDGDEIKNIEVDFAYLPMWSNNDDLQNVLVDLIEKICPIDEIDAVGISMTAELVDAYDTKKDGVLDIVEKCERTFDCPIGYVGLDGILTREEIEANPLNAAAANWIATCEIATLISDNCIFIDTGSTTTDIIPIKNGKQCAIGNSDFERLATGELVYTGTLRTNLASFLEKIPFNGNEYRVASELFAQTADVYMVLDLIDESDYVCDTFDGEGKSKFDCMKRIARVLCADMDMLSEEDILKIASFIHKAQVAQIADGLNQVSKTQGLDLIVTTGLGKDILDKRAAELLGLKVQSMGEILTDEQCVVAPAVGTAVMMNKAI; encoded by the coding sequence ATGAAGATTGCAGGTTTTGATATTGGAGGTGCAAATACAGATTTGGCCATTATTGACTTTGACGGCGATGAAATAAAGAACATTGAAGTGGATTTTGCATACCTGCCAATGTGGAGTAACAATGATGATTTGCAGAATGTGTTGGTTGATTTGATTGAAAAGATATGTCCTATTGATGAAATTGATGCAGTTGGAATATCCATGACTGCTGAGCTTGTTGATGCATATGATACAAAAAAGGATGGTGTTCTGGACATTGTGGAAAAATGTGAAAGGACATTTGACTGCCCTATTGGATATGTGGGTCTTGATGGAATTCTTACAAGAGAAGAGATAGAAGCAAATCCTTTAAATGCAGCAGCTGCAAACTGGATAGCCACCTGTGAAATAGCTACTTTAATTAGTGACAACTGTATTTTCATCGACACAGGAAGCACAACCACAGACATCATTCCAATCAAGAACGGAAAGCAATGTGCAATAGGCAATTCAGACTTCGAAAGATTGGCCACTGGAGAGCTGGTATATACCGGTACATTAAGGACAAATCTTGCCAGTTTTCTTGAAAAGATTCCATTTAATGGAAATGAATATAGGGTAGCTTCCGAACTGTTTGCACAAACCGCTGACGTTTATATGGTTTTGGATTTGATTGACGAGTCTGATTATGTTTGCGATACATTCGACGGGGAAGGAAAATCCAAATTCGATTGCATGAAAAGAATTGCTCGCGTTCTTTGTGCAGATATGGATATGTTGTCCGAAGAGGACATTTTAAAAATAGCTAGTTTTATACACAAAGCCCAAGTGGCACAAATCGCAGATGGCTTAAATCAAGTATCAAAAACACAAGGGTTGGATTTGATTGTAACAACAGGTCTTGGAAAGGACATTCTCGATAAAAGGGCTGCAGAACTATTGGGTTTAAAAGTCCAATCCATGGGCGAAATACTGACTGATGAGCAGTGCGTTGTTGCGCCGGCTGTAGGAACTGCAGTCATGATGAACAAAGCCATCTAA
- the tes gene encoding tetraether lipid synthase Tes has protein sequence MKIKDTKSLCPECLKTLDAEVYEEDGKIYIKKTCEEHGEFVNTYWSDADLYHKVNNFEPTIRHVENPAVEKEGACPENCGLCEKHNTSTVLGLIDVTNRCNLRCPICFANAAQTGRLYDPTQDEIRQMLKNLRNLKPFPTPAIQYAGGEPTVRKDIVELIAMAKEEGFTHVQIATNGLRLARKENFAQELKDAGLNTVYMAFDGVTPEPYIASRGKDLLPQKLKAIENCRKAGLGMVLVPTVVGGVNDHQIGDIIKFAFENRDIIYGVNFQPVSFAGRTPSDAVEEQRITIPDFVNLVSEQTLGDLQPENFYPPSSVEPVSRFMGIMDGEPASVTLNCSQHCGIATYVFIEESEDPDKPDKLIPITDFIDVDGFFELLDKYSDRIEEGGFGIKKRTLAKAATELPKLINKDKKPKNLDITKILLNVFTHRSYDALGEFSKDAMLISCMHFMDPFNFDEDRVKKCVIHYATPDGRIIPFCSMNSIYREGIEEEFSTPLKSKKE, from the coding sequence TTGAAAATTAAAGATACTAAAAGTTTATGCCCGGAATGTTTAAAAACACTTGATGCTGAGGTATATGAGGAAGACGGAAAAATTTACATTAAAAAAACCTGTGAAGAACACGGGGAATTTGTTAACACTTATTGGAGTGACGCTGATTTATATCATAAAGTAAATAACTTTGAACCAACAATTAGACACGTTGAAAATCCTGCAGTGGAAAAAGAAGGGGCCTGTCCTGAAAACTGCGGCCTTTGTGAAAAACATAATACTTCTACCGTATTGGGATTGATAGATGTAACTAATCGTTGTAATTTACGCTGTCCGATTTGTTTTGCAAACGCGGCTCAAACTGGAAGGTTATATGATCCTACACAGGATGAAATCAGACAAATGCTTAAAAACTTAAGAAATCTAAAACCTTTCCCAACCCCTGCAATTCAATATGCTGGTGGTGAACCAACAGTACGTAAAGATATTGTTGAACTCATAGCAATGGCTAAGGAAGAGGGTTTTACCCATGTTCAAATAGCTACAAACGGTTTAAGATTAGCTAGGAAGGAAAATTTTGCTCAGGAATTAAAAGATGCAGGATTAAACACAGTATATATGGCATTCGATGGTGTAACACCAGAACCATATATTGCAAGTAGAGGAAAGGATTTACTTCCACAAAAACTTAAAGCCATTGAAAACTGTAGAAAAGCAGGCCTTGGTATGGTTTTAGTGCCTACTGTTGTTGGCGGAGTAAATGATCACCAAATAGGGGACATTATTAAATTCGCATTTGAAAACAGAGACATAATTTATGGAGTAAACTTCCAGCCTGTTTCATTTGCAGGAAGAACTCCTTCTGATGCAGTAGAAGAACAAAGAATAACCATTCCTGATTTTGTCAATTTGGTATCAGAACAAACCTTGGGAGATTTGCAGCCTGAAAATTTCTACCCTCCATCATCTGTTGAACCAGTTTCAAGATTTATGGGTATTATGGACGGCGAACCAGCTAGTGTTACCCTTAACTGTAGCCAACATTGTGGTATAGCTACTTATGTTTTCATTGAGGAAAGCGAAGACCCAGACAAGCCTGACAAATTGATTCCTATTACTGACTTTATTGATGTTGATGGATTCTTTGAATTACTGGACAAATACTCTGACAGGATTGAAGAAGGAGGATTTGGTATTAAGAAAAGAACCCTTGCAAAAGCAGCTACAGAATTGCCTAAATTAATCAACAAGGATAAAAAACCTAAAAACCTGGACATTACTAAAATCTTGTTAAATGTATTTACACACAGGTCTTATGATGCTTTAGGCGAATTCTCTAAAGATGCAATGCTCATTTCATGCATGCACTTCATGGATCCATTTAACTTTGATGAAGATAGGGTTAAAAAATGCGTTATCCATTATGCAACTCCAGATGGAAGAATCATTCCATTCTGTTCAATGAATTCAATTTATAGAGAAGGAATTGAAGAAGAGTTTTCAACACCATTAAAATCTAAAAAAGAGTAA
- the argC gene encoding N-acetyl-gamma-glutamyl-phosphate reductase has product MTNVAIVGASGYTGGELLRMLLNHPEVEVTEITSRQYDGVEAHKIHPHIRDSGLVFKNKQPSELEADIVFTATPHGASMKIVPDILETGAKVIDLSGDYRYKSRDVYEKWYGMEHTSDAEAVYGLPEIYRDEIKKANLVANPGCFPTGAILSSYPLIKNNIVDRIVIDSKTGVSGAGVNPSETTHYPNIADNVNPYKISTHRHMSEIQQELKGFEGVKVSFTPHLVPVIRGIQTTSHSFLNEENEDITPEEIRELYQKEYGDEYFIKIMDEGEIPHLSSVRGSNFAHIGGFEIDETGRLVMLSVIDNLVKGASGQAIHNMNILLGLPEQTGLTHFGLHP; this is encoded by the coding sequence ATGACAAACGTAGCTATTGTAGGTGCAAGCGGATATACAGGTGGAGAACTTCTAAGGATGCTCTTAAACCATCCCGAAGTGGAAGTTACAGAAATTACATCCAGACAATATGATGGAGTGGAAGCTCATAAAATACACCCACATATTAGAGATTCAGGACTTGTTTTTAAGAACAAGCAGCCATCCGAACTAGAAGCAGACATTGTGTTTACAGCAACTCCACATGGAGCTTCAATGAAAATTGTCCCAGACATTTTAGAAACTGGTGCAAAGGTAATTGACCTAAGTGGAGATTACAGATACAAATCAAGAGACGTCTATGAGAAATGGTATGGGATGGAGCACACCAGCGATGCTGAAGCCGTATATGGACTTCCTGAAATATACAGGGATGAAATCAAAAAGGCAAATCTGGTAGCTAACCCAGGATGTTTCCCAACAGGAGCTATTCTCTCATCATACCCTTTAATTAAAAACAATATTGTTGATAGAATAGTTATTGATTCAAAAACTGGAGTCAGTGGTGCTGGAGTTAATCCAAGCGAAACAACACATTATCCCAATATTGCGGACAATGTAAATCCTTATAAAATTTCAACCCATAGGCACATGTCTGAAATTCAACAAGAATTGAAAGGATTTGAAGGCGTTAAAGTTTCATTTACCCCTCATTTGGTCCCTGTAATTCGTGGAATACAAACAACAAGCCATAGCTTTTTAAATGAAGAAAATGAAGATATAACACCTGAAGAGATTAGGGAACTATATCAAAAAGAATATGGTGATGAATATTTTATTAAAATTATGGATGAAGGGGAAATCCCACACCTAAGTTCTGTTCGCGGATCCAACTTTGCCCATATTGGCGGATTTGAAATAGATGAAACCGGAAGACTTGTAATGTTATCCGTAATCGATAATCTTGTTAAAGGAGCATCAGGTCAGGCAATCCACAATATGAACATCTTACTTGGACTTCCAGAACAAACAGGTTTAACACATTTCGGCCTTCACCCATAA
- a CDS encoding ATP-grasp domain-containing protein produces the protein MTNTTKNSILAFEYFTASGENDKCISSEAEALIRALLDDLKDFDVTIILNNTYKHVADGYSNVNPIIIEGSLEDYLKDNLDGFEKAIYIAAENDNHLYNIAKILEDKDIFIYNSNSEACFKSSDKFELFESLYGAVPQPLTNKFKIDSKGYWKRAVENLYKKWQAEDPLTKLKLIIKPINGVDCENVVILNDIDELSYDLEDIFPPGSRILVQEFIDGEDISVSLMVHDGKAIPLSINKQFVEIKGDFERYLGGMLPYETDFKDQILEVAIKACETLEGLNGFVGVDLRLNPDETDLYNVYLIEINSRFTTPYVGLQKIANFNIANSIIDWIDGKMDSEDLEKIISFDGHVEFKKVKDHLMIEVF, from the coding sequence ATGACAAATACAACTAAGAACTCTATTTTGGCATTTGAATATTTTACTGCTTCTGGAGAAAACGATAAATGCATAAGTTCAGAAGCTGAAGCTCTTATTCGTGCTCTTTTAGATGATTTAAAAGATTTTGATGTAACTATTATTTTAAATAATACCTATAAGCATGTTGCTGATGGCTACAGCAATGTAAATCCCATAATTATAGAAGGGAGTTTGGAGGATTATTTGAAGGATAATTTGGATGGATTTGAAAAGGCAATATATATTGCCGCTGAAAATGACAATCATCTTTACAATATTGCCAAGATTTTGGAGGATAAGGATATTTTTATTTATAATTCCAATTCTGAGGCATGTTTCAAGAGCTCAGATAAGTTTGAATTATTTGAGTCATTGTACGGTGCCGTTCCACAGCCTCTTACAAATAAGTTTAAAATTGATTCTAAAGGTTATTGGAAACGTGCTGTTGAGAATCTCTATAAGAAATGGCAGGCTGAAGATCCATTAACAAAGCTTAAACTCATCATAAAGCCAATAAATGGTGTTGACTGTGAAAATGTAGTAATTCTGAATGACATTGATGAGTTAAGCTATGATTTGGAAGATATATTTCCTCCAGGTTCCAGAATCCTTGTTCAGGAATTCATTGATGGTGAAGATATTAGCGTAAGTTTGATGGTTCATGACGGCAAGGCAATACCTTTAAGTATCAACAAGCAGTTTGTTGAGATTAAGGGTGATTTTGAAAGATATCTGGGTGGAATGCTTCCATATGAAACAGACTTTAAAGATCAAATTTTGGAAGTGGCAATTAAGGCTTGTGAAACATTGGAAGGTCTGAACGGTTTTGTTGGAGTTGATTTGAGACTCAATCCTGATGAAACAGATTTATACAATGTTTATTTGATTGAAATCAATTCCAGATTTACCACTCCATATGTTGGGCTTCAAAAAATTGCTAATTTCAATATTGCAAACAGCATTATTGATTGGATTGATGGTAAAATGGATTCAGAAGATTTGGAGAAAATTATATCTTTCGATGGTCATGTTGAGTTTAAGAAAGTGAAGGACCATCTTATGATTGAGGTGTTTTAA
- the truA gene encoding tRNA pseudouridine(38-40) synthase TruA: MKRTALKIGYIGTNFHGFQRQPDLRTVEEELIYHLRKLGYIDDLKKSRFRIAGRTDAGVHSLGNVISFQSEKEVRVNEINNSLPDDIQILAKAPVRFGFKPRYAEMRQYRYMLFREDLDFDKLNEVAEIFKGTHNFTNFTKRFQKTTTRTISDIKINKVELEDFHKKEFPNLHDTISPIFVDIYGESFLWNMVRKMMRVFVDVGLGKMDLDRVEELLNPEENAPRANIKVLEPDYLILMDIVYDGIKFTYDDYACRRFKKELVNNLTNLQRDYAIKESIIKSLNDLH; encoded by the coding sequence ATGAAAAGGACGGCTTTAAAAATTGGATATATTGGAACTAATTTTCATGGATTTCAAAGACAACCTGATTTAAGGACGGTTGAGGAAGAATTAATTTATCATTTAAGAAAATTGGGATATATTGACGATTTGAAAAAGTCCAGATTTAGAATTGCAGGTCGTACCGATGCAGGAGTTCATAGCTTGGGAAATGTAATCAGTTTTCAAAGCGAAAAGGAAGTTCGAGTAAACGAGATCAACAACAGCTTGCCTGATGATATTCAGATTCTTGCAAAGGCCCCTGTAAGGTTTGGTTTTAAACCGAGATATGCTGAAATGCGCCAGTATCGCTATATGCTGTTTCGTGAAGATTTGGACTTTGACAAGCTTAATGAGGTTGCCGAAATATTTAAGGGAACCCATAATTTCACCAATTTTACAAAGCGTTTCCAGAAGACAACAACAAGAACAATTTCAGACATTAAAATCAATAAGGTTGAACTGGAAGATTTCCACAAGAAAGAATTTCCAAATTTGCATGACACCATTTCTCCAATTTTTGTTGATATCTATGGTGAAAGCTTCCTATGGAATATGGTTCGCAAGATGATGAGGGTCTTTGTGGACGTTGGCTTGGGCAAGATGGATTTGGATAGGGTTGAGGAATTGCTGAATCCTGAAGAAAACGCTCCAAGAGCCAATATAAAGGTTTTGGAACCTGATTATCTTATTTTGATGGACATTGTTTACGATGGGATAAAGTTCACATATGACGATTATGCCTGCAGAAGATTTAAAAAGGAATTGGTCAATAATCTGACAAATCTTCAAAGGGATTATGCGATTAAGGAATCAATAATAAAAAGTTTAAATGATTTGCACTAA
- a CDS encoding CDP-2,3-bis-(O-geranylgeranyl)-sn-glycerol synthase: MLTNFEILLFSCLTTVFFILPAYASNSGGLLFGGGTPVDFRKSDKKGNRWIGDGVTWKGLIGGTIFGTVVGAIQGFFGPFIMANFGSYIFTPICTSLVEGIIVGFLLGLGALVGDAIGSFLKRRIGIGRGKPAPILDQADFILVALLFVSVIVKFDWMFVVIAIVITIFIHLISNSLAYLFGIKDVWY, encoded by the coding sequence ATGTTAACAAACTTTGAAATATTATTATTTTCATGCCTAACAACGGTATTTTTTATTCTTCCAGCCTACGCTTCAAACAGTGGAGGATTATTGTTTGGAGGAGGCACTCCCGTTGATTTTAGAAAATCAGACAAAAAGGGAAATCGTTGGATTGGAGATGGGGTGACTTGGAAAGGCCTTATTGGAGGAACTATTTTTGGAACTGTTGTTGGAGCCATTCAAGGTTTTTTTGGTCCGTTCATTATGGCAAACTTTGGAAGCTACATTTTCACTCCAATATGCACAAGTCTTGTTGAAGGAATCATCGTAGGATTCCTATTGGGATTGGGAGCTCTTGTTGGAGATGCCATCGGAAGTTTTCTAAAAAGAAGAATTGGAATAGGCAGGGGAAAACCGGCACCTATCCTTGATCAGGCAGACTTCATATTGGTTGCCTTGCTTTTCGTATCTGTAATTGTTAAGTTTGACTGGATGTTTGTTGTAATTGCCATAGTAATTACTATTTTTATCCATTTGATCTCAAATTCACTTGCATATCTGTTTGGAATTAAAGATGTCTGGTATTAG
- the hisA gene encoding 1-(5-phosphoribosyl)-5-[(5-phosphoribosylamino)methylideneamino]imidazole-4-carboxamide isomerase: MSFKKDEMLIMPAVDVKNGKCVQLVQGKPGSEMVQIENPEKVAKKWEDMGADALHIIDLDGTINKESNFPALKKIVDEVSVPVQIGGGIRSTEYAKELLDLDIERVIIGTMGIMHPKTLTELSDEYGSDRVMVSLDSKDNKVVIKGWQENIDKTPVELSNSMKEAGAGSILFTNVDVEGLLGGFNLEPLNNLKNSVDIPIVYSGGISSIEDVKELNKTGVEGIVIGSALYKDKIDLKEALKYQKR; encoded by the coding sequence ATGTCATTTAAAAAAGATGAAATGTTAATAATGCCTGCTGTCGACGTTAAAAATGGAAAGTGCGTGCAGCTTGTTCAGGGAAAGCCAGGAAGCGAAATGGTTCAGATTGAAAATCCTGAAAAGGTAGCTAAAAAATGGGAAGACATGGGAGCGGACGCATTGCACATAATCGATTTGGATGGAACAATAAACAAAGAATCCAATTTTCCAGCTCTTAAAAAGATAGTGGATGAAGTTTCAGTTCCAGTACAGATTGGTGGTGGGATTAGAAGTACCGAATATGCTAAAGAACTTCTTGATTTGGACATTGAAAGAGTCATCATAGGAACCATGGGAATAATGCATCCCAAAACCTTGACAGAATTGTCTGATGAATATGGTTCAGATAGAGTGATGGTTTCCCTTGACAGCAAAGACAATAAAGTCGTAATTAAGGGATGGCAGGAAAATATTGACAAAACCCCTGTAGAGCTTTCAAATTCAATGAAGGAAGCTGGAGCAGGAAGTATCCTTTTCACCAACGTCGATGTGGAAGGATTGCTTGGTGGATTTAATTTAGAACCTCTTAACAACCTTAAAAATTCAGTAGACATTCCAATAGTTTACTCTGGAGGCATTTCCAGCATTGAAGATGTGAAAGAGCTAAACAAGACCGGAGTTGAAGGTATCGTAATTGGATCTGCACTATATAAAGACAAGATTGACTTGAAAGAAGCATTGAAATATCAAAAAAGATAG
- a CDS encoding adenylyltransferase/cytidyltransferase family protein, with amino-acid sequence MKKVMASGTFDILHPGHGIYLEEAKKLGGDDAELYVVIARDSTVKKNKRTPIVGENQRRDLIQMLKPVDEAVLGNEDGDIFKIVEEIDPDIIAIGPDQCHNEEKIQEEINKRGLKAKVERVNVYHDAKLDSSCKIIKKIKNTDFKDKLDDCD; translated from the coding sequence ATGAAAAAAGTAATGGCAAGTGGAACGTTTGATATATTACATCCTGGCCATGGAATATACCTTGAAGAAGCTAAAAAACTTGGTGGTGATGATGCTGAACTTTATGTGGTCATAGCTCGTGATTCCACCGTTAAGAAAAATAAAAGAACCCCAATTGTAGGTGAAAATCAGCGCAGAGACCTTATACAGATGTTGAAACCTGTTGATGAGGCAGTTCTTGGAAATGAGGATGGAGACATATTCAAAATTGTGGAAGAAATAGATCCGGACATAATTGCAATTGGCCCTGACCAATGCCATAACGAGGAAAAAATCCAAGAGGAAATTAATAAGAGAGGTCTTAAAGCTAAGGTTGAACGTGTGAATGTTTATCATGATGCAAAGCTGGACAGCAGCTGTAAAATTATTAAAAAAATTAAAAATACTGACTTTAAAGATAAATTAGATGATTGTGATTAA